The genomic DNA AGCGAGATCGTTCGATATCTCGGTCGAAGCTAGTAGCTGTATTGCAAGCTGAGCTTTAATTTCCGCAGCGGTGAACGGCCGATTGCCGCGAATCGCAACATTCGTATTTGCGGTCTCTAAATAGGTATTGGCTGCCGCATTCGAGGCGGCGGGATTTTCCTCCGTGTCCATCTCTTCGCGGACGCCCTTTGCGGCCGCATCGAGAGCATCCATTTGCTCCGCCACCGCATATCCGCCGCATGCCAGTATCGCCCCGATCACTTGAGATTTCTCATAATCTTCGCCCTCGGGAAGGATGCGCCGCAATGACGGCACCGCACGCCCGTCCTTCTGTTTCGCCAAAGCCCGAACAGCGGCACCACGCATCGCAGGCGCAACATACTCGTCCGTTATGCTTGTCGATGCGGTGTTTGATGCCGTATTCGCGACTCGCACATTGCTCGTAGGCTTTGCAGCGTTCGCCGCGGTGTTTGCCGAAGAGCCGGGACGCGAAACTTGCTCATTGAGAATCTGGATCAAGCCCGGAACGGATTCAGGCATTTCGATCTCAGCGAGTTTGTAGAGGAGTTGTTCGCGAACGTTGCTGTTGTCGACGGCCCATTTTGGGTCTTCGAGCCAGGGAAGTAGAGCACGGATGATCTCGACATTTCCACTGTCGATCTTGAGCGTAAGATTTCTTATTGCTGCTCCGCGGACGACCGGATTACCGCTTTTCAAAAGCTCGATCATCTTTTCGACGTATTTTTCGTCAGGCGACATCAACGGAAGAGTCGTGAGGCCGGTAAAACGCTGCATTCCGACGAGGGTCGGGTCTTCCAATAAACCGAAGTACCAATCATCTCGGCCTGACCAGTCCTTTTCACTCGAAAGAGCGTCCATTGCAAGATCACGCATGCCGTCAGGATTATTTTTGTCCTCGACGATCGCTTTGAGTTCGTCACGATATCGTTCGATATCTCCGAGAGAATCGGTTTCGAGAGCGTGCTTATAAAGTGCCCATTTTGCAAGTGCCAGCGATGCTCGCGAACTGCTGTCGGCGACCAGACGGTCGATCAGCGGTTTGGCCTTATCAAAATCGAACTTCGCAAGAGCAAGGAGCTCTTCTTGGTTGGTAACGTAGCTATCTGCATCACTCACCTGCTGCGCCCCGCGCACCAGGTCGTTACTAAAATATGGACTGTTATATGTAAGCCAGTTCTTTATTGTCGAACGCTGGTCTTTATCAAATGCACCGGTTGTTCCTTGTCCGTCATATAGGTCTTTTACAAACTCGAAACCGTCCTTTTCCTTAATAAAAAGATTCAGGAATTCGAGCAGCTTTTTCGGGTCGCGTTCGATCTCTTTCTTGATGCGGCCCAGCGAACGGGCAGAGGGCTCAGGCATGTACCTTAATTTTTGATAGGATTCGCTTTGAATACGCCAGTATTCCAGCAGGTCCTCATCGGAGGCATTATCTGCGGGTACTTTGCTCTTGCTGTAAAAGTCAGTTCCGCGGTCGCGATAAGGCTTCACTAACGGGTTCGGCGGCGGCGGCCCGGGAAGCAGCAAGAGTTTGGCAACCATGTCCTCTTTCGCAGCGGATGTGTGCAGCAAAAACGCGGACAGAGTGGTAAGTAATACAACACAAAACGCAGCGGCACGAAGGACATTCGTCATATGATAAGAATCCTGTTGATCGAGGTGGACACAGCGATTATAAGCCTTTCGTATCCCAAATCAAGAAAAAAGTTGCTTGGAATTGATTCCATTTCCGTGAACGCGGTTCAAATGCATCGGAGCATGCTTCGAAATTGACAATGGCGATGGGAAAGGCAATAATCTGCCACTTGATCTTTAACAATCTCTAGCATTGGGGTGCCGACTTTTCAAGATTCGGCCTAACAGGGAAAGACGGGTGAAAATCCCGCACGATCGCGTCACTGTCACAGTCAGAACGCCTGCCTCAGATGTTATTGCCCAGATAGATGTTTCGCGTCAAAACATCGCCGGCAGACATAGTATTTCAAGTTAGTTTTTGGAACGCCTTGTTTTTCGACTTCGATCTATTTCGACGCGAACAGCAGGGCGTTTTTTGATCTCAAACTTGAAATTTCAGCTTTCATATTTTCGATTTAGTTTTATGGTTTTGAGAGTGCCGGGAGAATTTGTAAACAAGGCAATTGTAGCTCTGATGTTGTTATCGTCATTTTCTGCGTGTCGCAGCACGTCGAATTTGAATTCAAATACGACTGCCGAACCGATACGACCGATGCGTGTCGTGACTGACGATCTAGACCGAAAGGTCACGATTCCAACAAACGTCACGCGTGTCGTATCTCTGGCACCAAACCTGACCGAGAGCATCTTCGCCGTCGGAGCAGGCGACCGGCTCGTCGGCGTTACAACTTTCTGCAACTATCCCGAGCAAGCCAAGCAAATAGGCAAGATCGGCGATACGATGAACCCCAATATGGAATCCATCGTCGCCCTCAAACCTGACATCGTCTTCGTTTCGACTGCATCACAGATCGAGAATTTTACAAAGACGCTTGAGGCGAATGGGATCGCCGTGTATGTGACGAATCCGACTGATCTTGCACAAGTGTTTAAGAGTATCAGGACACTCGGCGACATCTTGGGCACCGGTGATACGGCAAGCCTTGTCGCGGACGCGCTTGAGCAGCGTGTAGCGGCGATCAATGTCGCCCTCCGTGATCTTCCTCAAAGCGGTCCCATGCAGTTAGACGATGGTCGAGTCAGAGTGTTCGTGCAGATTTCACGAGAACCTTTATTCACTATCGGCAGCGGCTCGTTTCTTAATCAACTCGTAGCTGCCGCTGGTGGTATTTCCACTACCGCAGAGATCCCAAGCGCATATCCGAAAATCAGTAAGGAAACGGCTGTCGCATTGCGGCCGGGGGCGATCATCCTGTCCGATAGCCCGGACAACAAAGAGCCGAACGACGCTTTTAAGAATTCGTACGCGGTGAAAGAGGGACGCGTATATACGGTAAACGCCGATCTGCTGTCGCGGCCCGGGCCGAGGTTGGTTGATGCGATGGAGCAGGTCGCGCGGTATCTGCATCCGGAGAAGTTTAAGTAGTTTTTATGAGTTGCCACCAGCGTTAGCTAGTGGTTAGCAAAGAACGAAATCCCGGCTTTAGCCCAAATGTTGGTAAACCGCGAAGAACTTAAATCTTTTGGAAATTCGGCCAAAGCAGCCCGGAATTGCTGAGATTATCCATAAGCTAAAGCTAGTGGCAATTTATTGAAAACAACAACGATTAAGAATTCAAGAAATCGTGGACTGCTAATTGGCGGTGTGTTGCTATTTCTTCTGGCCATCGTTCTAACTTCAGCGGCAATGCTTGGTGCCGAGAGGCTGCCTTTGTTTGATCTTTCGGAGCAGCAGCGGTCGATACTGTATGACATTCGGCTGCCGCGAATATTGTTGGGGGCGTGTGTCGGGGCGAGTTTGGCAGTTGCCGGGGCCGGTTTGCAATCACTGCTGCGGAATCCGCTGGCTGAGCCTTATTTGCTTGGCGTTTCGAACGGTGCGGCGTTGGGGACCATGGTCGCGTTCGTGTTTTTTCAGAGCCTCGAGATCACGCGGCCGCTGCTTGCGTTTGCGGGAGCGGGACTCGCAACGATCGCGGTCTATCGAATGGCGAAGAGCCGTGCCGGGATGAATGTCGAGCGGCTCGTGCTGTCTGGCGTGATCGTGACGACGTTTTTGTCCTCGATCATCGTGATGCTTACAACACTTCTCGATGCTGCGAAGCTTAGGAGCTTTACATTTTGGCTGTTGGGCGACCTGTCGCAGGCAACAGTGAACGGCGTTTACATCAGCCTTGGGGCTGTGATCGTCGGAACGATCGTCCTGATGTCGCAGGCACGGGCACTTAATTTGATGATGGTTGGCGAACGTGATGCATTTGATTTTGGCGTCGAGGTCGGGCGTGTGCGAATGCTCGTTTTTGGAGCGGCGAGCCTCGTTGTCGGTGCAGCGGTCGCGGCCAGCGGCAGCGTCGGGTACGTCGGTTTGATCGTGCCGCATTTGGTTCGGCTTACGGTCGGCAGCGACAACCGTTTGGTCGTGCCGTTCTCGGCGATCGTCGGTGCGATATTTGTCGTTTTCGCCGACACCATCGCCCGAACAGCGATAGCCCCAAGGGAATTGCCGGTCGGAGCGGTTACAGCGCTGATAGGTGCACCCTTGTTTATTTATTTGCTGAGAAGAAATTAAAGTTGGCTATCCAAAAATAATTACTAATTACGAAATTTTTAATTACTAATTAGTTGATCGAGAATGCTTGAGGTCCTAAACATTTCGGTAAGTTATGGCGAGCGCAAGGTTTTGAGTAGCGTAACGCTCGATCTGCGTGAAGGCGACATCATCGCACTTCTCGGTGCAAACGGTGCCGGAAAGACTTCTTTGATCAAAGCGTTGAATGGAACTTTGCCTTTAACGGCGGGCGAGATCAAGCTCGATGATCGTTCGTTGTCGAACTATTCTAGGCGAGAGATAGCATCGCAAATTGCTGTCGTTGCTCAGGAAAATGAGACGCGGTTTCCGGTTACTGTTTTGGAATTTGTGCTGTCGGGGCGGTTTGTTCACGGAGGAGCGTTTGGTTGGGAATCGACTGAAGATATTGAGTTCGCGGAAGGAGCACTTGCCGATTGCGACCTCGGCGGCTACGCGTCCCGACTTATGAATGAACTCTCAGGCGGCGAGCGGCAGCGTGTTGTTCTTGCGAGGGCACTCGCGGCCGGAGCAAGCATTTTGCTCCTCGACGAGCCGACAGCGAACCTCGATATCGCGCATCAGGCAATGATGTTTCGATTAGTGCGAAAACGCTGCGAAGAATGCGGCTGCTCGGCAGTTGTGATCACGCACGACCTCAATCTCGCGGCTGCATTTGCGGATGAGATAGTCATGCTCAAAGACGGCCGTGTTGCTGCAAAGGGCACGCCCGAAGAGGTTTTGACAGCCGAAAATGTAGGCAATGTTTTCGGCGTCGATGTATTGCTGGACAAAAATCCGGCGAGTGGAAATGTTCGAGTGACGAGCGTTTTTTAGGAGATTTAGCCACGAATAACGCCAATGACACAAATGATGAAGAAATCTTAATTCGTGATATTCGTGTTATTAGTGGCAAGAATCCTCTTTTGTTGACAGACGACGCAAGGGAAGTTTGGTGCAAAGCCAACGCTGCCCACGCAACAGTGAATCCATTTTGGATTTTAAATTTTGGATTAATCCAAAATCGGCAATCAAAAATCCAAAATCGAGAGAGCCTGGAACTTTGCCCGTTTGTTGTGTTTTTGAACCCTTCTGCGATGGGCAGAAAAGGAATAATTTGTGAGAAATTTTATTGCGTGTGCGTTAATCCTTTTAACATTTTCAGCGGTCTCTGGGCAGCAGGATAGTTCGATTTCGGGGACGGTGGTAACTGCAGACGAAATGCCGGCGGGTAAAGCAACTATCATCCTTAAATTGCGGAGCGATAATCTAACGGTTTTAACAACACAGGCGGACGACAAGGGAAGATTTCGCATTGAGAACCTTAGACTGGGCCGTTATGTTTTGTGGGCATATTATGGAGACGGTGATCGTCTTTCCACTTCTGCGAACGTCGATTTGACACAAAACCGCAGCAAGATCGTCGCCCTCCGTGTTACAGACGCCGCGTCCGTAATGCGATTTCACGAAATTGTTACGGTCTCAGCTGGCGAAAGCCAGCCCATCGAACAAGTTTCCAAAACCGTCAATGTCATCACCGCACAAGAACTGCGGGACCGTGCGGACTTTTCGCTGCCAGATACGTTAAGGACGATACCGGGTTTTCGCGTTCAGCAGCTCGGGGGATTTGGTCGGACGGCGACGATAAAGACTCGGGGATTGCGTAATCAGGATACGGCGATCTTGATCGACGGAATTCGGTTTCGCGATGCGTCGGCGATCACCGGCGATTCGTCGCCGTTTTTGAGTGATTTTACGCTGACGAGCGTGGCGAAGGTCGAGGTGCTTCGAGGTTCGGGTTCCTCGTTGTACGGTACGAACGCGGTTGGCGGCACGATCGATTTTCAGACCCCGACGGTACGAACAGGAACGCACGGACAAATATCGGGTGCTTTTGGAGGCCTTGGTCTCGGACGGTTCCGCGGAAATCTCTCGCACGGTACATCGGACAGCAAATTTGGGGTCAGCGGCGGCGTTTCGCGGACTGTTTACACAGAGGGAATTGACGGTCAGGATAACGCCGCAAATACCAATTTTCAATCGCGTGTAGAGTTCAATCCATTTACGAATACGAATATCTCGGCGAGATTTTTCGTGTCTGATGCAAGCGTCCGACTTAACTCGAGTCCCGACACATTCGGTACAATGCCTTTATCGAATGCGATCGTTATCAACGCCAATCCGAACGTGAATTTCGTTGCGGATGCCAACGATCCGGACAGTTTTCAGAAGTCAAAATTCTTTAGTGGCCAGCTTGCGCTTAATCAGGTCATAAACAGCAAACTCGTCATAAGCGGTTATTACCAGGGCCTGACGACGAAGCGTACGAACGATAACGGCGCTCTCGGAGCAGGTTTTCAGAGTGCGTCGACCAGCATTTTTGACGGAACGATCAATACGGGAAATGTCCATCTAAACTGGACGCCGGTCAAAGAAAACGAACTGATTGTTGGATATGAGTTTGAAAAAGAAAAATACGGCAACGACGGCAGAACGCCGTCTGGAACCGGTAATTTTTTCACAAAGGCGGGGCAGACCAGCATCACGATTTACGTACAGGACCTCGTGCGTTTGCTCGAAGGGAATCTTCAACTTGCCGGTGGTATTCGAGTGCAGCAATACAGCCTCGACCGTCCGTCGTTTAGCCTAGCGAATGCGCCGTACAACAGTCTCGGACTTGAGAATCCCCCGACTGCCTACACATTCGATGGTTCGGCTTCGTATTTTATTTCAAAGACCGGCACGAAATTCCGGGCGCACGTTGGCAACGGATATCGCGTGCCTTCGTTGTACGAGCGGATGGGAACGTTCTTTTCTTCGTTCGGGACCCCAAGCTTTATTGCTCTCGGCGATCCATTTTTGAAGCCGGAAAAGACGATCGCATTCGATGCCGGTGTCGAGCAGGATCTCGCTAAAAATAAGGTGCGGCTGACGGCGACGTACTTTTACACAAAGCTCACGGACGTGATCGGTTACGGCAATGTGGTTCCAAATATCGGTTCGACGCCGAGGCCGTTTGGCGGTTACCTCAATCAGAAAGGCGGCATCGCTCGGGGCGGGGAGTTTAGCGTGACGGTCAAGCCGACTAGTTCGACGGACATTTTTACGTCGTACACCTACACCAACAGCGATCAGATAATGCCGCAGGTTTCGGGCAGCGGGGTAAACAGGACGTTGGGTGTTCCGACGCAGCAGTTTACACTAGTAGCGACGCAGCGGTACAAGCGATTTTGGGTAAACTTCGATCTACTGGCGACGTCGGACTATCTCGCACCGATCTTTAGCAATGCGACCTTCGCGACTTATGTATATCGTTTTGCCGGCAATCGCAAGGGAGATCTGACAGCGGGTTATACTTTTGGGTTTAAGAACGAAAAGATTACGATGCGCCTGTTTGGGACGGTTGAGAACGTTCTCGATCAGGAATACTACGAAAACGGGTTCCGCACGTCAAAAGCGACGGGACGAGTTGGTTTGGCATTTGGTTTTTAGAAAAGGTTGACCGCGAAAGACGCGAAAGGGGCGAAAAAGGTAATCACTGTGATCTCCGATTTCCTTTAGCGTCTTTTCGCTGTTTTCGCGGTGAAATAATCTTCTGCCAAAACCTATATCGTGTTAAAATCACGACATCGGAGGCAATGAATTATGAAGATTCTGTTTTTTGTCTGTATATTTTTGTCGACGTCGATCGTTGTAGCAGCGCAGGCGAAGGTTGTGACCAATGCCGATCTTGATAAGTATCGAGCCGAACGCGAAAAGGCGGCTGTCGATTATCGTGAGAACTATGCGAAACGGGGACTGCCTTCGCCCGAAGAGCTTGATCGGCGGAATGAGCAAGATCGAAAAGTATTGGCCGAAACCGCTTCGCGCGTACGTGCAGAAAGGCTTGAGCGGGAACGATTAAACGCCGAATACGCGGCGGCCTTGAGGCGGGCAGAAGTTGCTGATCGTGCGGAGACCATAATATATGTTGATGGAGTGGCGATGCCTACGTATTTTTGGAGCGACGGCCGCCGTTACAGATATCCGCGGATCAGATACAACAACCAGCCGGGTTACTTTGCCGGCGGACAATTTTGGCCGACCGGGCCGCGAACGCAGCCGAAACCGTTGATAGCTCGACCAAGAAAATAATATATGAAACAAGGCTGGGAAGCAGTGATCGGCATGGAGATCCATGCACAGTTGGCGACGGAGACGAAGATCTTTTGTTCGTGCGCGGTCGAGACCGGCGGTGAGCCCAATTCGAATACTTGTCCCACGTGTCTCGGATTGCCGGGAGCATTGCCGGTATTGAACCGGCGGGTGATCGAACTTGGGACGAGAGCGGCGTTGGCGCTGGGGCTTGAAGTGCAGGAGACCTCGATCTTTGCCCGCAAGAATTACTTTTATCCTGACCTTCCGAAGGGCTATCAGATCTCACAGTATGACAAACCATTTTCCGCAAATGGCCATTTGACGATTCTGACCTCAGAACGTGACGATCACGGCCGAGCCGCTGAATGGCGGCCGATGACGATCCATATACAACGGATGCACCTCGAAGAGGACGCAGGTAAGAATGTGCATGACGGTTTGCCGGATACTGACAAGTTCTCGTACGTCGATCTCAATCGCGCCGGAACGCCGCTTGGCGAGATAGTTACTTCGCCGGATTTTCGCACCTCGTGGCAGGCATATGATTACGTAAATCACGTTCGCAGAGTGCTGCAATGGGTCGGGGCCAGCGACGCGGATATGGAAAAGGGAAACCTGCGTTGTGAGGCAAATGTCTCTGTGCGTAAGGTCGGCGAGACGGCTTTTAGAAACAAAGTCGAGCTGAAGAATCTCAATTCAGTTCGATTTATGCAAAAAGCGATCGAATATGAGATCGAACGCCAGATCGAGGCTCATGAGGCCGGCGAACCCGTAAATCAGGAATCGCGTCTTTGGGATGAGAAGAACAACATGACGCGGTTTATGCGTGGAAAAGAGGACGCACACGATTACCGCTACTTCCCTGAACCGGACCTACAGCCGCTTGTTGTGACCGGGGATTTTGTTAATGCGGTCAAAGCTCAGATGCCTGAGTTGCCGGATGTGATGCGCGACCGGTTTATTGACGTGTATGGATTAGGTTTTGCCGAAGCATCGCAGTTAGTGGCGGATCGCGACCTGGCAGAGTATTTTGAAACGACTGCGAGATTTAGCAAAAATCCAAAGCTGTCTGCAAATTGGATCCTTGGTGAACTTACGAGGGAACTGAACAATTCTGGTAAGGCGGCAACCGAAAGCCTCGTCACGGCCGAGGATCTAGCCGCTCTTTTGACGACTATCGAGTCGGGTTCGATCAACAATAATCAGGCGAAAGAGGTGCTTGTAGAAATGTTTGCGACCGGCAAGACTGCGCAAGTCGTGATCGCTGACAAGGGCTTTGAACAGGTATCGGATATTGGTGCGATCGAGAAGATCGTGGATGATGTGATCGCGGCAAATCAGTCGAATGTCGACGCATATCGCGGCGGCAATGAAAAGCTGTTTGGTTTTTTCGTCGGGCAGGTGATGAAAGCTTCGCAGGGTAAGGCGAATCCAAAGATCGTGAACGAGCTATTGAAAGAAAAACTGTAGGTTTCCATCCGGAGTTTGTGGCTGCTGCGGGAGGCGGTATGTGGCGTTTGGTCTTAATTTTGTTTTCAGCGGCAGTTTCCTTTACCGGCGTCGCGGCCCAGCAAGCATCCCCAACACCGACATCGACGCCGCGGCCATTACCGGCACCTCAGGAAACTCCGGTGAATTTTAGGAGCCGGACCGGAGTCAGTTCAATGTACGATGGACGTCCCAGCATGACGACCTCGCAAGAACTAGCAGTTCGACAACTCTTACTTCAAAAGTATGCCTTTCCGTTGTATCGAAAGCCGAGCGAAAGCGAATTGGCGGCAATAGCACCCAGTTCGGATATTGTGCTTCGATATAAGAAATTTCTTGAACAAAAAGACACCGGTATTTTCAAGCTTGTTCCTGATGCAGGATGCAGCGAGAATCATCGGGTGGTTGTTGCCACCGACGACTGTTTGAAATACACCATGCCCGGAGCGGGTAATTCATATTCATTTCGCACTGCCAATTACCGCATTCGACATTTGGCAGATCTGATGCTCGCCGGCGACAAGTTTCGTATTCCCGGGATTTTGACACACGGCTTGTTGGCCCCCATTGGGAATATTCCTCTCCCTGAGGTTTCGATGCGCACGCCGGGTATCGCATTTTTGACAGAGTTCAAACCTTCGACAGATTTTGAACGAGCCGTGGCGGTCGAAGATCTAATTGGATTAGGGCTGGAACGCGATGGTTTTGTTTACTCTCGATCGGTTGGCGCATACGAAGATACAACTTACGCGATGCGGGTAATAGCGTACGATGGACTAGTAGAACGAGCAGTGCCCGGCGCGCAGTATAATGAAATGGACTTCGACCGCCGTCGGGATGTGATCGTGGCGTTTCGGGTTGTTGAGCGACCGCCGGACGGCAGTGTAACGATCATTTGGATCGAATTGAGTAACACCGCCGCGCCGAAGTTAAAGATTCCAACTAGATCGACAACATTGGAAACCCCAAAGGGTGAGAAACCGTAGGGTCTTGCATGGAGGTCGATACATTATGAAATTAGACGCCAAGGTTGCGCTCGTTACCGGTGGGACCAAGGGGATCGGATATGCGATCGCCGAAAGTCTGGTCATTGCGGGTGCCAGTGTCCTTATTTGCGGCCGGAACAAAACGGAGATCCGCAATGCGGTTGCCGACCTGTCAAAGCACGGACGTGCCGCCGGGGAAGTTTGCGATGTCCGTAGCGAAGATCAAGTCCGACAGATGATCGAGGAATGTGAGCGGACGCTTGGCGGCATCGACATATTGGTCAACAACGCCGGAATGGGTGTGTTTGGCAAAACGGTCGAAGATCTGTCGGGTGACGAGTTCAGGCAGACGCTTGAAACCAACCTCTTCGGGGTTTTTTATGCCTGCCACCATGCGATACCTAGGATGAAGCACCGAGGCGGCGGATACATAATCAATATTTCAAGCCTTGCTGGACAGAATGCTCACCCGAAAATGGCGGCGTACAACGCATCAAAATTTGGGCTGAACGGATTCTCTGAAGCGTTGATGCAAGAGATCCGGCAAGACAATATCAAGGTCAGCTATATTTGTCCGGGTAGCGTAAACACGTACTTCGGAAATGACACGCCGTCCGACGAAAAAGCATGGCAGCTACAGCCGGAGGATATCGCACGGGTCGTGATGGACCTACTCGCGATGAATCCGCGCGCGTTGCCGAGCAAAGTCGAGATCAGGCCGAGTAAACCGCCGGTTCGGTAACCTTTTCGACAATATTCGATAGGACAGATCGGATGTCTTCTGCATTGACGGGCTTTATCCGATAGTCCGATGCACCAAGTTCGGCAGCTCGGTTGATGTGTTCGTCGGCATTTAATGATGTGGCCATAATCACGGGAATGTGGCCGAAGTTATCATCGGTCTTGATGTATTCAAGGAGTCCCCAGCCGTCCATATTCGGCATCTCAACATCAGAAATAATCAGATCAGGCTCCCATTTACCCGAAAGCAGAAGGATCAATGCCTCTGAGCCGTCATTTGCCGTGATTGCCTGGCAGCCCGCATCTTCGACCAGTTTTACGTGATGTCGCCTGATGCTGGCACTGTCGTCGACGACGAGTACCAACGGTTTCTGCTTTTCTTCTGAAAGCAGCTTATTATCGACGACCGGCTCAGACTTTTTGAAAATGAGCGGCATACGGATCGTAAACGTCGTACCGATCTGAGCTTCCGTCCTCAGGCTGACGCTGCCGCCCCGGCTTTCGACACTTTCGCGGACTATGTTCATTCCTATGCCGCGGCCGGCATTGAGGTTGAGTTTATCAGCGGTGGTCAATCCGCGATCGAATATCAATTCCCACGTTTCGAAATCAGCCATTCGCGACGCCGTTTCGGATGTGATCAGTCCGGTCTCTATCGCTTTCTCCTTGAGTTTCAGCGCAGATATTCCGCGGCCGTCGTCCTCAACTGAAAGTATAACGTTACTAGCGTCGGTCGAAACACCGATCGTGATCATGCCTTTTTCAGGTTTGCCGATCAGACGTCGCGTGTCGGGAGGTTCGATGCCGTGGACAACTGCGTTCTTGAGCAGGTGGAGTAAAGGCTCGATCATTGCGTCGATTATCTGCGTGTCGATCTCAATGTCCGGATCCGCCAAAATGACCGTCGCCCGCTTGTTCTCTTCCTGACAGGTCACGTGAACGGCGCGGCTCAGACGCGTTTCAAGCGTTCCGAATCTGACCATGCGGATTCGAAGCAGCTTTTCCCGCATTTCATCTGTCAAGCGACGCTGCGTTTCAAAAAGCAATTCCAGGCCGCTGAAATCCTCGTCGGTTGCATTTCTGCCAATTGCCGCGATGTTGGTGGAAATGGCGGTCCGATTTTCAACAAGGTCATGAGAGACACGTATGAGTTCGTCCAGACGATCGAGTGATACTCGAACGATCGGCGTGCTCGGTGTACGGACAGGTTCCGGGTCCGCAACAGATACATTCGGTGCTGTTCCGTTTGAAGGCCTCTTACCGTTTTCGACTTCGGCCGTCAGCGAGGAAATGACCTTTTGAAACTCTGAATACGGCGGTGCTTCGATCTCGTCTGAGGTTCCCGTCGACAGGGAACTGAGTCTTGCATTTGAACGATCGAGAAGCGATCAACTGGGGATTTGAATCACACTGCAGCTCCACCATTTTGTCGAGTAGGTCTTCTACTCGATGAGCGAGCTCTGATGCCGCCCGGAGACCGACTATGCCTGCCGCACCTTTGAATGTGTGAGCGTTCCGCCGGATCTCCCAAAGTGCTTGACGGTCATTGGGTGACGCATTGAGGGTCTTAAGATTGTGAGCGATCCCCGCAAGCAGCTCGTCGGCCTCTGAGCGAAATATCTCAAGGGTCTCTTCGTCGATATCGAAATCTTCTTGGTCTTGTTCGGGCGGCGCAGGCCTAGCGTCCAGATTTTCGAACGACGCATCTACAAATCCCGCAACGTCTTCGAGAAACTCGCCGGAGTTTAGCGGGATCTCCAGTAACGCCGCCTCGACGCTAGCGACTTCGTCAAGAGCTTTATTGATGAAGTGCGGACCGGTGGCC from Acidobacteriota bacterium includes the following:
- a CDS encoding cobalamin-binding protein; this encodes MNSNTTAEPIRPMRVVTDDLDRKVTIPTNVTRVVSLAPNLTESIFAVGAGDRLVGVTTFCNYPEQAKQIGKIGDTMNPNMESIVALKPDIVFVSTASQIENFTKTLEANGIAVYVTNPTDLAQVFKSIRTLGDILGTGDTASLVADALEQRVAAINVALRDLPQSGPMQLDDGRVRVFVQISREPLFTIGSGSFLNQLVAAAGGISTTAEIPSAYPKISKETAVALRPGAIILSDSPDNKEPNDAFKNSYAVKEGRVYTVNADLLSRPGPRLVDAMEQVARYLHPEKFK
- a CDS encoding iron ABC transporter permease — protein: MLFLLAIVLTSAAMLGAERLPLFDLSEQQRSILYDIRLPRILLGACVGASLAVAGAGLQSLLRNPLAEPYLLGVSNGAALGTMVAFVFFQSLEITRPLLAFAGAGLATIAVYRMAKSRAGMNVERLVLSGVIVTTFLSSIIVMLTTLLDAAKLRSFTFWLLGDLSQATVNGVYISLGAVIVGTIVLMSQARALNLMMVGERDAFDFGVEVGRVRMLVFGAASLVVGAAVAASGSVGYVGLIVPHLVRLTVGSDNRLVVPFSAIVGAIFVVFADTIARTAIAPRELPVGAVTALIGAPLFIYLLRRN
- a CDS encoding ABC transporter ATP-binding protein; this encodes MSSVTLDLREGDIIALLGANGAGKTSLIKALNGTLPLTAGEIKLDDRSLSNYSRREIASQIAVVAQENETRFPVTVLEFVLSGRFVHGGAFGWESTEDIEFAEGALADCDLGGYASRLMNELSGGERQRVVLARALAAGASILLLDEPTANLDIAHQAMMFRLVRKRCEECGCSAVVITHDLNLAAAFADEIVMLKDGRVAAKGTPEEVLTAENVGNVFGVDVLLDKNPASGNVRVTSVF
- a CDS encoding TonB-dependent receptor — protein: MVTADEMPAGKATIILKLRSDNLTVLTTQADDKGRFRIENLRLGRYVLWAYYGDGDRLSTSANVDLTQNRSKIVALRVTDAASVMRFHEIVTVSAGESQPIEQVSKTVNVITAQELRDRADFSLPDTLRTIPGFRVQQLGGFGRTATIKTRGLRNQDTAILIDGIRFRDASAITGDSSPFLSDFTLTSVAKVEVLRGSGSSLYGTNAVGGTIDFQTPTVRTGTHGQISGAFGGLGLGRFRGNLSHGTSDSKFGVSGGVSRTVYTEGIDGQDNAANTNFQSRVEFNPFTNTNISARFFVSDASVRLNSSPDTFGTMPLSNAIVINANPNVNFVADANDPDSFQKSKFFSGQLALNQVINSKLVISGYYQGLTTKRTNDNGALGAGFQSASTSIFDGTINTGNVHLNWTPVKENELIVGYEFEKEKYGNDGRTPSGTGNFFTKAGQTSITIYVQDLVRLLEGNLQLAGGIRVQQYSLDRPSFSLANAPYNSLGLENPPTAYTFDGSASYFISKTGTKFRAHVGNGYRVPSLYERMGTFFSSFGTPSFIALGDPFLKPEKTIAFDAGVEQDLAKNKVRLTATYFYTKLTDVIGYGNVVPNIGSTPRPFGGYLNQKGGIARGGEFSVTVKPTSSTDIFTSYTYTNSDQIMPQVSGSGVNRTLGVPTQQFTLVATQRYKRFWVNFDLLATSDYLAPIFSNATFATYVYRFAGNRKGDLTAGYTFGFKNEKITMRLFGTVENVLDQEYYENGFRTSKATGRVGLAFGF
- the gatB gene encoding Asp-tRNA(Asn)/Glu-tRNA(Gln) amidotransferase subunit GatB; the protein is MKQGWEAVIGMEIHAQLATETKIFCSCAVETGGEPNSNTCPTCLGLPGALPVLNRRVIELGTRAALALGLEVQETSIFARKNYFYPDLPKGYQISQYDKPFSANGHLTILTSERDDHGRAAEWRPMTIHIQRMHLEEDAGKNVHDGLPDTDKFSYVDLNRAGTPLGEIVTSPDFRTSWQAYDYVNHVRRVLQWVGASDADMEKGNLRCEANVSVRKVGETAFRNKVELKNLNSVRFMQKAIEYEIERQIEAHEAGEPVNQESRLWDEKNNMTRFMRGKEDAHDYRYFPEPDLQPLVVTGDFVNAVKAQMPELPDVMRDRFIDVYGLGFAEASQLVADRDLAEYFETTARFSKNPKLSANWILGELTRELNNSGKAATESLVTAEDLAALLTTIESGSINNNQAKEVLVEMFATGKTAQVVIADKGFEQVSDIGAIEKIVDDVIAANQSNVDAYRGGNEKLFGFFVGQVMKASQGKANPKIVNELLKEKL
- a CDS encoding SDR family oxidoreductase — translated: MKLDAKVALVTGGTKGIGYAIAESLVIAGASVLICGRNKTEIRNAVADLSKHGRAAGEVCDVRSEDQVRQMIEECERTLGGIDILVNNAGMGVFGKTVEDLSGDEFRQTLETNLFGVFYACHHAIPRMKHRGGGYIINISSLAGQNAHPKMAAYNASKFGLNGFSEALMQEIRQDNIKVSYICPGSVNTYFGNDTPSDEKAWQLQPEDIARVVMDLLAMNPRALPSKVEIRPSKPPVR